The genomic region GCAGAAAACTTTGGTTAGACCACTTTTACTATTTAATGAACCAGGAAGTCTGAAAATTCTATGAATATCCATTGTAACATTAGGATCTATTTTTGCACCAATTTTATCAGAAAGATTATCTAAAGTTTTTTGAAAAGAAGAATATCCATTTACAATTAATTCGGTGATTATTTTTGAACGTTTTGATTTTGCACCATACACTTCTTTAGAAAATCTTCCTCTCCATCCCTTTTCATCAAAATCTGGAAATGTTGAACGATTTGGTTTAATTTTTTTCATTCCAAATGTTTCTGGAATTGCCCCATGAAACATTATGTAATCAGTTAATTCTGATCTTTCTTTAGAACCTAACTGTTGAAATTGTGAATTATATACATACACATGAAATCCTTCATTGCCAGAAAAATATACATGAATATCATTTTGTTGAACACCAAAATCTTCAATAAGAATATTTGATAGTTTTGATACTTCATTTTTTGAAGAGTTTATACAATTTTTACAAGGAAGAGATTTTTTCTCTAGTTTTATAGAATTGCATTTACTGCAATTATTCACATTAGTAGATATTTCATTACACTCATTACATTTAGAAATTGTATGATCTTTTCTACATTCTAGATTAAGATCTTTAGCATCAATATCAAAAATTAGATCGGCTTCTTTCCAGTCTTTTTCATTCATGGGTAAATTTGGAAATGAATAACATGCGTTAGAACAATATACATCAGAGGGAGTATTTTTCATCAATAGTAGATGTAATTCTTTATCATCTTTGATTGAAATATGTCTAGTCATACCAGAATTAAATTTTTGGAATCCAAATTCTCTCTCTGAGGTTCTATTTGGAACACGAATAAGATCAAAATGATCAAAATAATATTTTTTAAAAGTATCCTCTAGAAATTTGATGTTATTTTCTTGCATTAGATTCTCTTTTTTCCAAATTGAATGGGGTTTATGATATTATCACATTCAGGAATTGCAAAACACAAATTTTGTGTTTTAAGTTTTTCACATGAAGGGCAAGAATACTGAGTTCCACTTCCAGAGGTTCCAGCAAGATGATTTAATTGATAAAGAGTTATTCTTTGATTATAATCAGGGGCATTTTTGAATAACGGTGCAATCTCTTCAACTGACTGACCTTTTGATAAGAGAAATGCAGCAAGCATAAATCTTCCAGAGTGTGGGAGATTTTCTCCTTTTTCAAGAACTTCAATTGCATGTTTTATGCATGGTGGATATTCTCCGGTAGTCATGGTGTAAGATGGAGTAAGTTTTTTACAAATTGAAATTAATTCATTTACCATATTTTCAAATCCAGGAATCATGGGAGGTGTTGGAGCATTAATTATTTTAGAGCCAATATAGGTTCCTAGTTCTTTTCGAATTAATCTAACGGTTTTTTCTGGAGTAAGTAACACTTTGCCATCCTTAACATATCTATTGATTAATTTCCATTCTCGCTCATGGAAACTTACAGAGTGTTTTAGATAATCAGCTACTGGTATTTCAAAGAAATCGTCTCTTTTTATTACTTCAATACCAAATAAATCATGAATTATTTTTATTGCTAAATCAACTTTGGATTTATCAGAGGCTTTTCCTAAATCTCTTTCAAGATGTTGCTCTGCTCGTCTAGCCTCTGCTAGTGCAAATCTTTTGGTTAGAGTATGCATGCCAGTTAATTTAATCAAAACTATGGCTAAAAGAAAAGAAAAAACTTCAATCTCAAGAATATATGATTTGGAAGCTTGTCCATCAATAAGTTCAGATTTGTAAATGCCTCCCTCGGTAGAAACTTTAAGCCTGTGAAATGCTTTTTCAACAGATGGTTTTAGATCAGGATCTGTTCCAAATTTAACTAGAGGAAAACCTTTGTCCTTTAGATACTGACCTGCATCTGCCATGAATGGATATTTTGCATATTCATCAGCTCCTAGTTCAAGCATAAAAGTAATTTACCGAGTTTACTTAAAAATCTGATTTTTTGAATTTGAACGGTGGTTTAAATTATGTTTTGAGAAAATTGTTACGTATGCAGATCGGTTGTCATGTTTCAATATCTGGATCAATTGACAAAGCAGTAGATAATGCAGTAGAAAGAAAATGTTCTGCTTTTCAGATATTTACTCGAAATCCTAGAGGATGGCACGCAAAAGATCTTTCAAATGATGACATTACAAATTTCAAAGAGAAACTAAAATCAAGTAAGATAGATAGATTTGCGACATGTGCTCATATGCCATATTTGCCAAATTTATCTACTCCAAAAATAGATGGTTTTGAAAAATCTGTAAGTACACTGATTAACGAAATTGAGAGATGTGGAAAGCTTGGCATTCCATATTTAGTTACACATCTAGGCAGTCATTTAGGGACAGGAGAAGATGCTGGAATAAAGCAACTTGTTAAGGGACTAAACAAAGCAGGACAAACAAAAAATGATGTGATGATTTTACTTGAGAACACTGCAGGACAAAAAAATTCTGTTGGTGCAAACTTTGAACAATTAGCAGAGATATTTAATCAATTAAAGCCATCAAAAAAATTTGGTA from Nitrosarchaeum sp. harbors:
- a CDS encoding DNA primase small subunit domain-containing protein, whose protein sequence is MQENNIKFLEDTFKKYYFDHFDLIRVPNRTSEREFGFQKFNSGMTRHISIKDDKELHLLLMKNTPSDVYCSNACYSFPNLPMNEKDWKEADLIFDIDAKDLNLECRKDHTISKCNECNEISTNVNNCSKCNSIKLEKKSLPCKNCINSSKNEVSKLSNILIEDFGVQQNDIHVYFSGNEGFHVYVYNSQFQQLGSKERSELTDYIMFHGAIPETFGMKKIKPNRSTFPDFDEKGWRGRFSKEVYGAKSKRSKIITELIVNGYSSFQKTLDNLSDKIGAKIDPNVTMDIHRIFRLPGSLNSKSGLTKVFCTDLTKFDPYIEASFLNEKLVEVIANCPIRFNLKNTKFGPYFNEKVSIPTFAAAYMICKKLATIS
- a CDS encoding DNA primase; the protein is MLELGADEYAKYPFMADAGQYLKDKGFPLVKFGTDPDLKPSVEKAFHRLKVSTEGGIYKSELIDGQASKSYILEIEVFSFLLAIVLIKLTGMHTLTKRFALAEARRAEQHLERDLGKASDKSKVDLAIKIIHDLFGIEVIKRDDFFEIPVADYLKHSVSFHEREWKLINRYVKDGKVLLTPEKTVRLIRKELGTYIGSKIINAPTPPMIPGFENMVNELISICKKLTPSYTMTTGEYPPCIKHAIEVLEKGENLPHSGRFMLAAFLLSKGQSVEEIAPLFKNAPDYNQRITLYQLNHLAGTSGSGTQYSCPSCEKLKTQNLCFAIPECDNIINPIQFGKKRI
- a CDS encoding deoxyribonuclease IV, which produces MQIGCHVSISGSIDKAVDNAVERKCSAFQIFTRNPRGWHAKDLSNDDITNFKEKLKSSKIDRFATCAHMPYLPNLSTPKIDGFEKSVSTLINEIERCGKLGIPYLVTHLGSHLGTGEDAGIKQLVKGLNKAGQTKNDVMILLENTAGQKNSVGANFEQLAEIFNQLKPSKKFGICLDTCHAFVSGYDLRTEKSVKETLKKFDDMIGFENLKILHLNDAKGEIGCNLDRHYHIGLGNIGEKGLAEVIKTANKKKIPIILETPIDDIRDDFENIRKVKELA